GGCCAGACCGCTTGCACCTTGGCTTCTAAACACACGTTTTAAATCACAGGCACATTCATGTCCCATCACCGCCTGCTCCACCCGCTCCACcctgggagggtgggggcccaGAGTTCTGTCCATTCCACCCATGGAGGCACTCttcaggggcaggggcaggaggaggaggaggaggaggaggaggtggtcgaTCGGCCTCGTCTCCTACAGCGAGGAGCAGACCTCCTGTGGAGACCAGGGTGAGTTGGACCCTGAGTTGGCAGCAGCACCGTTCAGGTAAAAATACAAAGTAGTCTTTCTGCCCACTGTGGGTGGGtgaaggtgggggagggggagggggggggggcgaggggggggcgggggttatAATATATAGCATAACAGCGCCTCCGGTGGCCACTTGGAGTTTTATAAAAGCATCGATCTCGGCGTGTTCCCCGGAGACCTCAGGGTGTCGGTCCATCATCGTGTCACACCATGGTGTTGCTCTCGCCCACTCGGTCCGCAAACTGAAAGGCAAGAGGATAGCGCACGTTAGTTCAGCCGGTCCCCGACCCGCATCAGTACCAAGTccggcctgcagggggcgtTCAGATAGGGGGAGCCGTTGTGGTACAGCGAACACTGTTCAGATCTGTTCTGGTGCTTTCCGTGGGTCGGCTTTCCCGTTTCATAGCACCAAACTATACAAGTTATATACTGATTGATTCAAATTAATTATTTgtcagtattattattattttgtttatttgtatgtgtgttacgATAGTTAATTGTTGGTCGTCTAGCAACAGCCATGATCTCGTAGACAGGCAGGTGACACGTCCGGACGGAGGTTCTGccccacagcgccccctatcTGAACAGCGCCTGCCCCTGTTACACATGTATTGCATGGGGGCCAAATTCAGCCTGGAGGAAATGAAAAAGACATGCAGAGGAAGGAATGGAACGACACCGAAAGGTAAGTAAGGCCACTCCTCGTTAGAAAGGTGGCATGTTGAACGCTACGTTTAGCGAGTTAGTTACAGTACATACATGCTAACATGCAGGGGGAATCTGCAGACACTGACCGCGACGGGGGGGCCTTATCCTCAGCCTTACGAAGGCTTTAAGGAGACAAGAGACACACTTCAGAACACAGCCTCCACACCCACTTCAGGAGACACACTTCAGAACACAGCGTCCACGCCCACACTGCGTCGGATTAGCCACACATCTCCCTGAAGTCCTGCTGGGCCTTCTGGAATCATCATGGGATGAGGGTACTGGACTAGAGCCGGACGGTATACACCGTTTACTATTCAATGTTATCCTCAAGCCTCCTCTCAGACCACCCTGGCAGGtggacccagcagcagcagtaccgGTCTGGGATCAGTGAAGTTTAGCAGCACCCTCTtaaacacagaccccccccccacggctTTGACATGGAGGCGTGACCCGCTGTGTACGGTTAATGGAGGCCTGGTGCACTTCAGACTACATAGTTGTTGGCGTGTTCACACAGACTTAACGGCCGGTTTACGACCAATCAGAGCGCTGCATTGGGCTTTCGATCACCGCAgtgtgtgcagggggggggCTCCGCCCACCATTACACCGCTGCCTGCTATTGGTCAACACCCCCCAGGGGAATGATGGCATCCTGTCTCGTCGCGACTTGTTTCTTCAAAGCGACGGTCCCCTACGTCCGAGGGACCAAGATGGCTCCCGCTGGCGACGGTAAGACAGCAGCTGGATGACCAACAGGAACACGCCAACCTCTATGTGTTCAGGAGCGCGCCCTGGCTGTACCCCGACCGGCAGACACTTACTCCACTGATGAAGGGCAGGTTTAGGATGGACCCCAGGACGGGTATTCGTCTGATGAACCCCACCACGACCGGGAAGAACCCCCTGGATGGGACCAAATCAGACACACGGTTAGTGGACCTCCTGTTCATTATCATTCTAGTCTTCTTAGTGAGGCTGTTGGATGAGCTGTTCCTAGTGACCGTTCTGTATCAATTATTCTCAGCCTCATCAGGAATATAAAAAAGGGGTTGACTTAGTTAGTGAATACTAACTATATGTAAGAActgttataatatataatagtaaATGGGACTGCTTTCATACACCTCTGTTCTAactagtggccactcaaagcgctttacgatactgcctaacattcacccattcatgcacacattcaaccatgccaggcgacagccagcttgccGGGTgtcagtcagggtgaggcgtcttgctcagggacactctAGGAAAGGCGGAagcggggatcgaactagcaaccttcaggttaccttAGGAGGAGCCTAAGTTTTCAAAACTGATTCCAGCCGAACAACTGTACCTCCCTGAGCCTCTGCCGCCCGCAACAACAACCCTAACAATTTGCAATCTCCCACTCAAACATTACTCATTCCCCTCGAGTTCAGCCCATTCAGGTTCACCCCCCCACTGACCTGAACAAGAGGAAGAAGCCGTAGATCTCCAGCACCACCCCGATGATGGGCCAGCCTATCAACACCACCAGAACCCCCCCCAGGAAGAAGCCCGTGGCCTTGGCCTTGTGCCGCTGGAAGAAGAAGCGGAACGTCCTCTCCAGCCCGATGACAAAGGACAGCCCGGCCACGAACAGGATCTGATGGGGCAGACACggtgaatggactgcattaaTACAGCGCTGCTCTAACCAGtggctttacaatactgcctaacattcacccattcatgcacacattcacacaccgccggcggtgtcagccatgcagggcgacagccagctcgtcggggagcagtcagggggaggTGTCTAGCTCAGGGACACCCTGACACTCTAGgaaaggaggagccggggatcgaactagcaaccttcaggttaccagtcgacccctgagccacatgccgccctgtGGGTGGGGGTTAAAGACACAAAGAGGGAAGTGCAGATACAGAGGAAAGTGCAGATACAGAGGAATACAGTGTCACGATGATACGTACGTTTCCAATGGCCAGAAGAGCTTTGTCGAAGAACAGCATCATcccgaagaagaggaagaacacGCCGAAGCCTGTCAGCCCCATTCCGATCTCTGGTGAGACATGGAGAGGGTAAAAGGGGTCACTGAGTGAATCTGTTGCCATGAGTTCAAAGTTATCCAGCTGTTAAGTGCATAACTCACTAATCATTCACCACATAATTTAGAACACCATTGAACTGAATAACATGATTGACAGAGAACACTTTATATGCGGGACTATGTACAGGACAGATGTTGTGGGGCTGTCTTCGTGTCGGTCCGCAAACTTGGTCTATGTCCCGCAGACTGGGTCACCGGTACGAGGGACCAAGTTGGACGACCTACACGAAGACTGCGGGACATGGACGAAGACAGCGGGACTGGGACAACGTCTACGGACCGACAGGAAGACTGCGGGACAGGGACCCGGTCTGCGGGACAGGGACCAAGTCTGAGGACCGATACGAAAACTGCGGGACAGGAAACGGACCCGGTCTGCGGACCTGCGGGACTCAACCCACGTGGACTTACTCTGGGAGTCCGTGAGCGAGATCATGATGGCGGTGAGCGGATCGATCTACCAAAGAGGTAGAGAACCGGCAGGAGAGAAGATCTGATGAGAAGATCTGATGACAGCTGCCTGCTACTGCAGCAACAAGCCACGTCTTCCGGAAACACGCCTTGACGCAGCGACCTCTTCCGGGACACGTACGTGCTGCGTTCAAGACAGTTACTCGCAGGGTTTACATTGTGTCAAACGATCCCGAGATTAACGGAATAACCGCAAATAAAACGACCATAAAACTAAGAAAATCAGGAAAAAAACTAATACAACTACTATAAAAATAGAAATGAGCAAAAACCTAATAAAACTAGTATAAAACTAAGGAAATcagcaaaaaacgaaactacTATGAAACGAAGGAAATCAGTATAAAACTACTGTAAAAATAAGGAAATCAGTAGAAACCAACATGAATAGAAACGAAAGAAAACGTGTCGTGTTCTCACACTGACCGGACGGCCGGGGCCGAGCTGTGCCTGTGTTTTTCTTGACGTGCCCCCAGCGTCAGAACGCagcgctctgattggctcatgCTCCAGAAGAAGCATTGTTTTCTACGTCTGCCTGTGCAGAGATGAGATGCTTAACAACCTGTTAGCAACCGCACGTAGGACCACCAACAAGGAGAGCTCTGCATGGTTCCTTCTGTGAGTATCGGTTCACTTGTCCATCCGCAGGATGCATTAATTCATTCAGTAAACGTTTGAATTTAGTTAGGAGAGAGATTGGCGCTAGTTGTTCTATCGGTTCAATCCAATCACAGCGGAGTGCCCACATGGCTTTTTAACGTAACATAGAAAGTGAAAGTGTGACCAACATGGTGAAAGTGAAACCAGGGTTGATAACTTCCAGTGTCCTTCAGTAGATCTtgttctgcatattgtctgctGAGGTGAGGCGCTCCATCCTTAAAGTTCTTAGTTAAATGATGCATTGGCTCACTTTAGGTCATTCAATATACTGTAGCTAATGGTACTCTAACTAGTTCGTTTATTAACTGCATGCTTGTATACCAGGTCTTCTCCGTTATCCTCAATAACACGAGTTAAACTAATGTTCCTCTCATTGACAGGTGAGCATCTTGTCTTCAGCGCTTCAGAGTGGATCCACTTGATCACAATGGACGAAACGAGCGGTGAGTTCACCGTCAAACGACGGTCACAGAGGGCTGCTCTGATTCAGTGCGTTCCTCAACCCTAGCTTCATCATAAATAGTATAAAATAAAGCAGAACCATAACTTTGAGCTGTGTTCCCACCCGCTCTGGTGATGTTTGTTTAAGGAGGCGATCTCAAGGGACTGATAACGCTGTTGTATTAGCAGCAGATTCTCCCAGGAGACTGTGCATGAAGTGTGAGACACCATTAGCTCTGAATTTGTCCTTCGAACGCCCTTCTACGGGTGCACGTGTCAGACTCCGCAGGGGAAAGGGTTTAATCACAACCTGCTCTGCACACCGTTAACCATTAGATATACTATTCTTACTTtacacttttcaaacgttttgcgtctatttatttgatttgaatcCACATTTGAACAGATACGTGTCATAACACTTTGGCATCATggagaaagaaggaaggaaagatttttttttcagttttttataTCTGGCCTATGCCCATATAAGGTGaagaatgagggggggggggagttccaTCCGGAGGCAggcgctcctcctcctagcagattgttgctatggaaacaaacatcataataataacatccTAAAGGACATCACTTTTAGCTCACAACCAGCCTATCGGTACCTCTGTTTCAATACTCTGCGCTGCGCACCGAGAgatatctctccttctctcccagcTGGATGGTGTTCTCTTctgcgagcgagagagagagagactaacgaacgttggtctctctctctctctctctctctctctctctctctctctctctctctctctctctctctctctctctctctctctctctctctctctctctctctctctctctctctctctctctctctctctctctctctctctctctctctctctcatatgtaAACAACGGCCATGTGCGACGGCTCACTTGTTCCCTGGCGCCCTGCTTAGTGGTCTCTATACAGCTCACTGTTTAGGGAACACATATAAGAGGACTTAGTGAGCAGATCCGTTGGCATGGCAAATGTAGTCGCAAAAACAACCCAGAATGTTTTAGACACATTTGTATGTGTCGATTCGACCTTTGCTATTAGCTGAAACCGAAGACGACTAAAACCACTATGCATCATGGGATGTCGTGCAAAAatttgtgaaaaacaaaaatgagtcttttgcagtgcattgtgggtcatAAGTAGTGCACTTAATTGGGGACCGGATTCTTACTATTTCAGACAACACCGCAAACGGTGACCCCCTAAATAGTGCACTTTACAGGTCGCGGGTTGACCGGTTGGTACCAGGTACCCtaaccccgtcctcctcctcctcctcctcccccatcagATCTTCAGGTGGAGTTGGACGAGGTGGATGCGGAGCTGGAGCTGGTGGACCTTCAGATCGCTGAGCTCGAGGAGAAGCAGACGGAGCTCAACGCCCGCAAGAGCCGGCTCCTGAAGCGagtgggggcggcggggggcgggccgaagggctcctcctcctcttcctccaaggCCCCGGTAGCTGCTCCTCCGGCACTGAGCAAAACGGAGCTGGAGCGCTACGACAAAGCAGGTACGATGAAGAACACGGGTCATCTTAAGGGTCAATTGAAGACTCTCTTGTTAAGGCTAGCATGACTAGCATGTTGCTAATGTATTATTTTACTTCTTACGACGTATTTTCAACGATGCTTTTATTTTCTATGCacattgtaaagcactttgtgaCCCGCTATATCAATAAACCTTTCTTACTTACTTACTCATCTgggtttattttttatgtttacagTCGGGCGAGGTCCATTACTAGAGCATGTTTCCTCCAATGAGCAGGTCATATGGGCTCATGGGCTTGGGAAGATGGACGCTTTTCCTCCCATGAGATAAacatgccccgccccccctcgccccactgttcccccccccccccccagccttctCCTGGTCCAAAGACCTGGAGAAGCACCTGAAGACCTCCTTCAAGCTGCCGGCCTTCCGGCCCCTGCAGCTGAGGGCCATGAACCTGAGCATGGAGGGCCGGGACCTCTTCCTGGTCATGCCCACCGGCCGCGGGAAGAGCCTCTGCTACCAGCTGCCCGCCCTCGTCTCCCCCGGTACGTAGGCCTTGGACCGGGGGACCAGGtctctggttctggtcctggtcctggtccaagGCCTATGTACCGGGGGACCAGAGACCTGGTCCCCCGGTACATAGGCCTTGGACTAGGACAAGAACTAGGTCTCTGTTCCCCTGGTACGTAGGCCCGGACCTGGGTCCCCCGGTACCTAGACCAGCACCAGGTCCCTGTGTGGCTGCTGGGTCCGAGTTAGTCCATACAGAAAGGCTGGACCAGCCGTACAGACAGACACGGGTCTGTTTGTTCCGCTGTCAACAACGCATCAtcctcaaggtgtgtgtgtgtgtgtgtgtgtgtgtgtgtgtgtgtgtgtgtgtgtgtgtgtgtgtgtgtgtgtgtgtaaaggcttCACCCTGGTGATCACCCCCCTGGTGTCCCTCATGGAGGACCAGCTCATGTTCCTGAACGGCGTTGACGTTCCCGCCGTCTGCCTCAACGCCTCCAGCTCCCGGGTAACCAATCGCAGCGGCCCTCTTCTGCGTCCGTCGTCTTGACAACCCTGCAtgctgtctcttctctctgtctcttcccccccccccccccccccccccccccccccgcgctctaCACTCT
The nucleotide sequence above comes from Gadus chalcogrammus isolate NIFS_2021 chromosome 4, NIFS_Gcha_1.0, whole genome shotgun sequence. Encoded proteins:
- the golt1ba gene encoding golgi transport 1Ba, which codes for MISLTDSQKIGMGLTGFGVFFLFFGMMLFFDKALLAIGNILFVAGLSFVIGLERTFRFFFQRHKAKATGFFLGGVLVVLIGWPIIGVVLEIYGFFLLFRGFFPVVVGFIRRIPVLGSILNLPFISGFADRVGESNTMV